cttagcttcaggtcgctgctccaatttaaagtgcatcacagctcataaatcctccgaacgcgtccagaacttcttccgtccgactaggggggggcttttctcatcggcaactccacatctttaaaaaatatgctcagtaacaacaattataaagttcaactcacacagtcttttgcttctctttcactccaaacaagccaggacatcgcgtccaggaaggtacgaggcaacaatatgaagaaaaaaaaataaagccaagctggtatttttctctttgctgggcttttccttcatttcatttcatttcacttttaatttgtatacttccTTTATATATTGCTCTacgcaaggcagtttacaagctgaaaaaACAGCAACATAGGCAGCAAAGATCCCACACATAATAACAATCTAACATACCagggcctcaactagggccagggccttttcagtgttggccccgacttggtggaacggtctctcacaggagaccagcgccctgcgggatttgacatctttccacagggcctgttccgcctggcctttgggttttgatttgggccattttaaaatgaggctgcatttttaaaacaaattttaaatctaaattgtattttaatctgcattttaatcaattgtttttctttcttttacgttttattgtaactttattgatgtcagccgccctgagcccggctctcactgggagggcggggtataaataaaatattattattattattattattattattattattattattattctgatccCACACAACAAGTCACagtaacattaaaataaacagcttatatcaatttaagcaattttcattaatCCACTAGAatacaatattttaataaatatttttattagctttCAATAACAATACTCCAGTATGCACTTCACTGTATCAATACCAAATTATAACATCAATTCCACTATCAATCAGTCAAATACTCAATTACATAATTTAAGTGGCCCTCCATGTGCTAGAATTGGAGGTTTGATACCGTACTTTAATTCTGCTTCCAAACTCTTATTTAATCCCATGACATtccaatcataataataatttcttatacaACAGCTGCAATATTATTAACTTCCATTCATGTTAACACATTTAATAATTTGTAAGTCTGCCAGTGAAGATCAGTATTCTTATTTTTCCTGTGTGAGCTATTTATTCAGTCCATATTTTCTTCATGTCCTTGCCAGCTGTTATGTCTATCTTGGTTGCTGCTGCTCTCTATCCACTAGAAtacaatagtaaacagtaaaaataaatactgaCAAATAtaacagtttacacttatcagttacaaaaaaaaatttctaaactataaCCAATAAAAATAGTGGCAAGTTGCAATGCatgaaataccacaaaacatacaaaggaTCCATGTGAAAGGTAcagtttctaataataataataaaaaaatttattatcccacggtggagtctacctcttcccaaatctgagtgactttatctgcaaaaaactttgcaaaatcgttgcaggagatcatgtggcccttactgggccccgatggagcaggtggttccactaaactgcgaaccacctgaaagagtctcctgctgctgttttctgcagatacaatagaggcggtgaagaaagtcttcttcgatGTCGCTACCGCCATTTGATAGGctcaacattgagctctaacccgtgtccggtcagcttcagaatgagttatccgccactggtgctctagccatctcagtgattgtttcattgccctcagatccatggcaAACCATGgtgctgtccgggctccatgcaatcagagagggcgctttggagccagacagtcaatagccctggttaactccatattccaacgggtcaccagggaatcagctgaaaggccatcaacatgggataaaacaccccctaccactctctggaaaccatttggatccattaagtggcgggggcggaccatccgaatcggtcccacctccctgcagaggggaaggggattgcttggggaaagccccgGAGAGGAAGAGACATAGATGGCTGTGAGGAGGCGGGGACTTTAGTCTCGGCAACTGATTTCCATGGAGGAAGACCACATGGAGGAaggagctgctctgctcattaggcctgacacacAGCCAAATCTGtggagattgtgtttttgctaacaaAGAGTTAACTCCTACTTggaacagtgtgatttactgctggctcgctcttTGACAGCAATGCAGATGCCCTACCACCAAGCTGTGCTCCTTCCCCTCCTGATACCCGGTCTACTtgtttattcctttttaaaaatccattgtcTTCATTCCATTTgccctttggggtggggtggaggtacAAAACAGGCCACGTGGCCTGGGATTTCTGGACACACAAGTGCCataaatatttgttttctctctcttttctttatcCCATGAAGAAGGACCTCTGATGCACAAATCTGACCTTGTCTCCTggctggaaggaaaggaagaactgCTGGCCTGGGAGTGGCCTGCAAAGAAGGAAGAGGGATTTTCCCAGGAAAAATTGACTGGTAGGTCCTCAGATTAAAAATATCAATCAGAGAAAGATCTGCACCCGGTGAAATTGAGTGAGGGAATCAACCAGAAATGAATTTGTGCTATTCTCTCAGATATTGGCAAATGCAAAAGGTAACCTAGCAGGGTGTGTAGACAGAAAAGGGAAGGATTTTGGAGACTGTGAAATAACAAAAGCAGCTAGTCCTCAGTTTCTGCCTTGAAGCCCAATCatgctttctttttgtttccttttcccaACAGAGGATGGACTTGGCTTTGAGAATTTTAAGGGGCAATCTGTGGCGTCGTTGGAAACAGCtaagcaggaagcagcagcagaggcctTTGGGACACGAAGGGGACCTACATATCTTGAGGGAAatgaatctcctcctcctctgcatgaTGATTTTCATGAAATCCTGAGTGTACATCTACCTCACGTGGGAAAGAAGTGCCTGGTGTGTGGGAAGCCTTTCAAAGATGAATCAAGCTTGAATAAACATTgcagaacccacacaggagagaaaccatatcaatgcctggagtgtggaaagagcttcagtggtaGCGGAAAACTTACTAGACATAAAAGAagccacacaggggaaaaaccgtATCAGTGccctgaatgtggaaagagcttcagtgagagagGGACACTTATTagacatcagagaatccacacaggagaaaaaccttaCCAATGccttgagtgtggaaagagcttcagcgacAGCAAAGCACTGAATAATCATCaaaggactcacacaggagagaaaccatataaatgcatggagtgtggaaagagcttcagctacAGTAGCATCCTGAATACTCACcgaagaactcacacaggggaaaagccATTTCAgtgcctggagtgtggaaagagcttcagtcggagcacCCACCTTTCTGCCCATcagagaactcacacaggggagaaaccttataaatgcctggagtgtggaaagagcttcagtgttaGCTCAAACCTTAGTTGTCATCAGAGAACCCACACGGGAGTGAAACCGTATAAATGTATGgcgtgtggaaagagcttcagtgctaGCTCAAGCCTTACTTTACATgagagaactcacacaggggagaaaccatataaatgccctgagtgtggaaagagcttcaatcacagCTCAAATCTTACCTCACACCAGAGAACGCACACAGGGGAAAAGCCATTTAggtgcatggagtgcggaaagagcttcagccaaagCATAAGTCTCACCGCCCATCAACGAGTCCACACTGGCGTGAAACCATATACTTGCCTGGAGTGCGGAAAGTGCTTCAGCGACAGCAAGACGCTCACTActcatcaaagaatccacacgggggagaagccatacAGATGTGCAGAGTGTGGGAAGAACTTCAGCGTCAGCTCAAGCCTTACTTCACATCAGAGAACTCACACCGGGGAAAAGCCCTTCAAATGTGCGGAGTGTGGGAAGGGCTTCATTCAGAAAGCCCACCTTTGtgcccatcagagaattcacacaggggagaaaccttaccaATGTCTgcagtgtgggaaaagcttcagccagAGCACGAGCCTTAGCACAcatcagagaattcacacagggAAGAAACTGTATGAATGTCTTCCGTATGGAAAAAGCTTCAAGAAGAGCTCAGATGTTCCTTCGTATCAAGGAAGCCACCCAAGACAACTTTGGATATATGGCCCTTTGCTTCCAAACCAAGATGATGGTATATTGCCTATAGCCTGTTCATCTGGCAAGGAGACGGATTTTGATGACAAACTCCTATGTTTCATTTAAAAGATGAACAATGCAACTATTTGACTCTTGGGTGGGTGCTGTTTAGTCCCATAGCtttgcagcttcctgtgtttgctAGTAACAAAATTCGCCCCTTGCCTTCATCCTCTGCTCTTATTGTTGTCAAACGTTGCAGACAAGGGTGTGGCAAAGTGATGGCGGTTCTCTATTTCCTTTATATCTTGTTTTAAGAGGATTCTGTTGAGGCTCTGAGCAGGCTGTCCTCTGAAGGGAGGCTAAAGCAATTTTAAAACTGGAACAATTTTGGAGAACACTGAAAAAACCCTCCTATgacctttttgctttgttttggaacTCTTAACGTGTAGTGGGGAGCCTTTCATGTAAGATAATCTACAGCGGGGAGTGATGGTTGTTGTTTGCCTTTATTGATTTTTGTATATTACAATAATAAACGTTTTTATAATACAATCATCATCTTCAAtagtttatattacatttttaaatccTATATACAAAAGATAATTCACACCACAAAGTCcactaaataaaattaaaaggaaaagaaaaaaataagagaaagaaaaagaaaaacagaaaagaaaaagaaaaaccaatttcTCCAGATCTTAAATAAATCATCAAAGTAGACTTCCCATCAATCCCCAATGTATATTCTTGTATTACAAATGAATGTACTCTATTTGCTATACATATCTTTATCTATTTTCTATTACATTCTTATAAcaacactagctggcccggccacgtgttgctgtggctcatccctgtattttccccccaccctgccccaatccatgacgtagcctgtctccctgccccacccccagctcatccccagagagccagtgtggtgtagtggttaagagcgctagactcgtaatctggggagccgggttcgtgtctccgctcctccacatgcagctgctgggtgaccttgggctagtcacacttctctgaagtctctcagccccacccacctctcagggtgtctgttgtgggggaggaggggaaaggagattgttagccgctttgagactccttcgggtagtgataaagcgggatatcaaatccaaaactctcactcatccctgtgatttcccccaccctgtcctgacacATGACCTAttccacctcctccccctcccctcccggttcatccctgtgattccctccaccctgtcccgacccatgacttattccgtcccctcctccccccaacacccacccatgcgagtccccacctccattcggcctagttcgGCCTTATCTGTAAAGgcgagctgaggtgctgtggagagggaaggttttctagctgcagtaccagtgtagccaccgatAGAGggcgaaggttttctagctgGGAAAGGATATGGCGTCTGTTCCCTTATTGTCCAGTGGAGGGCgctatgtgtgttttttaatagaaaattcAATTTTTACCTGCCAAATGTTTGGCATGTGTGGAATCTAAGGTTATGTTGGCACTCGCGTAATGGTACTAGacactgtgtccaaatttgaacacaattggTCAAGCAGTTTCCGAGAAAAGTGGAAAGTCCCAAACATggaccctttacatttttatatatatagatgtaccCGCAGTCATAATAATCAAGTCGTTCTCCCTTCAAGGTCACTCAAATGCTAGCATAGATAGCATACCCTTACTGTATTTTTGGACATACATCTTATAtctatcccacttttccataattttttgtTTGGAGTTACCTCTCAACCTCTCAGACTATTTGTCAACTGCGCCATTTTGGCAAAATCTTGTAGCTTGTTTTGAACTCTATTAGGGTTGGgacctcctcttccttccatctttttgCTACCAAGATCCGTGCTGCTGCCGTTGCATATAGAAATATCTCTCGTAAATTATTTGGGATGTCTTTGCCAAGAATACTTAATAGAAATGCCTCCGGTTTTTTAAGAAAGGTAAttccaaacatttttttcaactcttcGTAAAGTAAGCCCCAGAACATTTTGATCTTcctacacgtccaccacatgtggtacatatTCACCCCATACCTCCAGCAATTATTTGCAAGATTTCTGTACATCTTAGATAATCTTGAGGGGGTGAGATACCCATCTGTGCTGCCTCTTTGACATGTTCTCCTTGATACTATATCTCGCCGTAAATTTCATACTGATTCTCCAAAGACTCTCCCGTTCAGACACCATTATTGGACGGCCAATATCCTATGCCCACCTAATCATTGTACTTTTCACTTGTACTGACTTCCCATTCAAGGAGTAGGTGGTAAACTTTTGAAATTATATTAGATTTGTTATTTATCAATTCTGTTTCCCATTTTGAAAGTTCTTTATCAAATCCagtatttttatcttgtttaaATATTTCGTTAATTTGGTGGTATTCCAACCAGCCAGAGTTGGTCCTTTATTTCCTCATACTTTCTTAatttaatttctctctcctcctctaccAGTAATGCATTGTATGTTAGCCAGTTTCCCTTCATATTCATCTGCTTCCATCGGTGACATCCATCTTGGGATCTTTGGTTCTAAAGGCTTCTATATTTTTCCCATGTTTTGACAACACATTTCTTATTATATGGTTTGTAAAGTTcttatgcctgttgtctttgtccatggagtggcttgccagttccttctccaggtggatcacgtttagtcaaaactctccactatgacctgtccatcttgggtggccctgcatggcatagctcatagcttctctgagttattcaagccccttcgccacaacaaggcattgatccatgaagggaatacttccaatactttggccacctcatgagaagagaagactccctggaaaagaccctgatgttgggaaagattgagggcacaaggagaaggggatgacagaggacgagatggttggacagtgttctcgaagctacgaacatgagtttgaccaaaccgagggaggcagtgcaagacaggagtgcctggcgtgctctggtccatggggtcacgaagagtcggacacaactaaacgactaaacagcaacaaagttCTTATGTACTCTATGCTTCCCATAGTTTAAATAGGCATGCCACCCTTACTTTCTTAATTTAATTTATCATGTCCTTCTAAGTCTAATACATCGGTGTTGGTTAAAGTATACCAGTCCTTCATCCATGAACAGCAAGTATTATGGTTTTGGTGTATACTCTAGTGCCCAGTCTTTTCAGTATTTTTAATAAAGTTTCACAACTATGATGCCAGTCGTTCAGATTGTGAATGTATGGCAATAACTTTTTTTCATTGTGGAGGGTGGAAAGTGCTGTAGAGATAAAGGAACACTTCCTacatataaacaaaaaataaaaaaactcataccaatgcacacgaaagctcataccaatgacaaacttagttggttacTAGACAAactgctactagaaggaatttttttgttttttatttcgcctacggcagaccaacacggctacctacctgtaacaacaaaCTCAAACAGGTTGAAATATTTTCAGTATGTTGAAAGAGCTTTAGTcaacaccttaaaggtaaagggacccctgaccattaggtccagttgcggacaactctgcagttgcggcgctcatctcgctttactggccaagggagctgacatttgtctgcagacagtttttccgggtcatgtggccagcatgagaaagccacttctggcgaaaccagagcagcgcacagaaacgccgtttaccttcccgcttggagcggtacctatttatctacttgcactttgacgtgctttcaaactgctaggttgggaggagctgggaccgagcaacgggagctcaccccgtcgcggggattcgaaccgccgaccttctgatctgcaagtcctaggctcagtggtttagaccacagcgccacccgcatctctaGTCAAcaccttactttaaaaaaaatattaaggattttcttggtttacaaaggtagtacaatgTATCGTATTTTTTCTCATGTATCGTTTTTACACATTAATCTTGAAttttgagacattaggaagaaaggggggaggtgggtggggtgccggtgtttctattttccttggtatgtgtaggggttcagtgtcagcgttgattgtgcaggttctctgttgttcgcttgtgctcctttgctggtgagagaggtcgggggttgGCGTAGGATGCGCTTGTTCACTATACCTGAAAAagcctgcccgggggggggggggaccactatGGAAATGTACAGAGTCTGGAAAAAGCATCAGCCAGAGTCAATGCTTTGCAAAGAACCATTTCAAAGTATCAAAGATTAAGATGATCATGACAgtgagaagaaaaaggagggcaAACTTGATGACCAATAGGTTTTTTGCTACAACCCTTTTAGTGCTTGAGATTCATGCAACTGcagctgctgaaataaaaacTGAACTTGCTTTCATGGCATGCCTGATCACCGATAAAGAACAAATTGCCCACCCTTTGTTAGAAATCCTAGCTTCCAAAGTTTTGAATGTGCACCCTGTCTGCATTCTGGAAGCACCTTAGCAACGCAGCCCCTGCTTT
Above is a window of Zootoca vivipara chromosome 2, rZooViv1.1, whole genome shotgun sequence DNA encoding:
- the LOC118080194 gene encoding zinc finger protein 883 isoform X2, with the protein product MLENYGEVASLDGPLILQPLLISWLEGEGEQFDPERLAGGAETSMTWSRLSLLCGRVERAVLPSSQGLVSFEEVSVSFGAEEWALLYPDQRALYKEVMLENYRNVASLEGPLMHKSDLVSWLEGKEELLAWEWPAKKEEGFSQEKLTEDGLGFENFKGQSVASLETAKQEAAAEAFGTRRGPTYLEGNESPPPLHDDFHEILSVHLPHVGKKCLVCGKPFKDESSLNKHCRTHTGEKPYQCLECGKSFSGSGKLTRHKRSHTGEKPYQCPECGKSFSERGTLIRHQRIHTGEKPYQCLECGKSFSDSKALNNHQRTHTGEKPYKCMECGKSFSYSSILNTHRRTHTGEKPFQCLECGKSFSRSTHLSAHQRTHTGEKPYKCLECGKSFSVSSNLSCHQRTHTGVKPYKCMACGKSFSASSSLTLHERTHTGEKPYKCPECGKSFNHSSNLTSHQRTHTGEKPFRCMECGKSFSQSISLTAHQRVHTGVKPYTCLECGKCFSDSKTLTTHQRIHTGEKPYRCAECGKNFSVSSSLTSHQRTHTGEKPFKCAECGKGFIQKAHLCAHQRIHTGEKPYQCLQCGKSFSQSTSLSTHQRIHTGKKLYECLPYGKSFKKSSDVPSYQGSHPRQLWIYGPLLPNQDDGILPIACSSGKETDFDDKLLCFI